The Cannabis sativa cultivar Pink pepper isolate KNU-18-1 chromosome 8, ASM2916894v1, whole genome shotgun sequence genomic interval tcgtacccacttctatggctcccaactctcacacaaggcccaaaagagaggaatttaaccttaataagaacaactgttattaattgaataagcccaataactaaatgggcctaaataaattctatcaagaactatgataatttattttagcaacaacaacctatatgcatctataatgaaattaaacacataggctcacacaggcacactttggatgggtcctatcatgttgctaggttataaacagatgaaagaagattgtaaatataccgttacaaattattatcttgactaaGTGGAGCCATCGTATCATTAGAttcggcaaaaagtaaccatggctatttgcaatcaagtaataataggttttaaaaacttacacataagctaaaacacatactcgcaacaaggttagttggatagttggatgtaggatttatttaattttaaattaaatatttaatttcgaaaataattaattaaataaaaaaaataatttttcgaaaaatttaaaaaaaatttgaaaaattcgaaattttttttaaaaaatttaaatttaaaattaaacctacaatttttgaaaaattaggtttcaaccaacctaaatatcatttcaaaaaaaaatttgctaactacttttaaattttaaatgttattttataaataaaaattaaataaaaaattagaaaagataaataaatatctttttcaaattttaaatgtaatttaaataaataaaataacaaaatttaaaaaaattagcaaaatatcttatatcatttaaaaattacatgattataaatatcttattttaaatttaaatatggtcaaaatatctaaaaagatttaattaaaaaatcttaaaagataagatatttttaaaatatcttaaaagatattataaatatcttaaaagatattataaatatcttaaaatatctgaccttaaatttaaaaaaaatataatcaaatttaaaaataagatagatttttaagcaaaaagataaatactaattctattcaaattcaaattacactaatatcttgaattaaattaaaaaaaatttaaattaattcaaaatgataattagaattgaattaggaatagtaatagtatatatacaaaaccatacaaaaaattggaagttaattccatgaaaaagtatgaaaaattgaagaaaattgaaaaaattcgaaactgtacggacagttcgcGATCGTGTGAAACTATCAAAGACAGCCcccattttgtcaaatcttcaaaaatcataactaattcaaataaaatccaaattgagttacgtaaaaggctaacttgcttaattttttccatactatccaataaaaataatgccagaaccgaaataacaattatttttcacgaaaatttcacaatcatcaatcaatcatcaaataacactcaatacaacatgataccatccaaagaacatacaaacaatcgttttaaagtccaaattacatgtaagtaaatcaattaccatggctctgaggccagttgttggaatttattttaccaggatcttagatctactcacaagtatgtttattaacatcctaaatatgaactttctaaaacgataaattaaacacatataaagtttaagaaaccttacattgggtgcagcggaatataatgactccttccgttcagatatctagcccttgattcctttctgtagcagagcattatcaatatctgaacctggatctctttctctgaatctttgatgctgaaactcctttgccgatgatctttcttcacgatcttcctcactatgattgaggtatcacttgatgtgtgtgggcactactgtaatcactaaggatttcgaaattctcaagagggaagagaagaagtgacagctaaagatagggagagagaaggctcaggtttttctctgaaggaaaaatagaaaattttaagtgtaaatttcctgaagccttcactatctatttatagcattccactagggttaggtttgaattatttggcattaaaataatgaaaaaatcagtttaaatttcctacaaaagtggctggccctacacttagtggattgggccttgctttttgcaattttgtaattttaacaccttttgtatctgattttctcaaaaataccaatttcctaattcaaccatttaaatgccaattctaactatttaataactataaataattattaaataatattgtcatttatcatatttattaattgaaccatacaaagtatcataattaacaaatatgcccctataaactctttctttacaatttcgcccttacttagtgaaaaattcacaaatagacatagtctaatttgagaactataattgattaatcaaaaccaattacatgagtcttacaagcaatattatctcaactagtggggggaccatgggtctatataaccgagcttccaataagtagatcaagaatttaacactaaaattcactaacttattaattcttcgttgaatccacgcatagaacttagaattgcactctcagtatatagaatgctctatatgttccaccatatagacacatcattagttatccattgttataatcctaatgtgatcaatgatcctctatatgaatgatctacactgtaaagggattaaattaccgttacaccctacaatgtatttattccttaaaacacttgaccccgtataaatgatatttcagctaatgtgaaatgagtactccaccatttatgttcgtttggtcaagctcgaaggagatcatcctttgcttactaatcgccagatagaagctatagattccatgtttatgatagcgctcccactcaattgcactaccgtgttcccaaaatgtacgtatcaccctgacctaaaagtaggcttaactaacaaatcaaagaacacgaatagcctttcaagattgagcctaatcatatcaggattaagatcatttgatctaggatcaactaggcgatattgacttgaatagatattacggtaagtttaataaatctaagtcaaagttcaatatcggtcccttccgatgcatactccatgcatccaacctgagctttactttaaccaatgctctggaaagaacatagtatttctccaaatacaagtaaactcttgttgtagattatcatatcagtaaaaccctatgtctgataaatctaggaaactttattcacatagtcatgtttactttccaatgtgttgacgacacaataaacaggatcaagtatgtgaaaaggatttcagatgaatttatacattatgtacatataatcatgaaataaatcatgtgaaccatgcaacattaaatgttatttctgatctatattaataagtaaatctgattatattgaaatgagttttatttagggcataaaacccaacaaggcaTTAATGCTACCAACATTGTTCTCATTCCGAAGGTTCAAAACCCGAAAAGAACCAGTCATTTCAGACCCATCTCTCTCTGCAATGTCGTGTATAAGGTTATTTCCAAGATCCTGGCGAACAGAATAAAACCTCTGTTACCTTCCTTCATCTGTCCTACCCAAGCTGCGTTTGTGCCCGGAAGAAACATTCATGACAACAACGTCATTGTTCAAGAAGTTATTCATTCTTTTGGTCGGAAGAAAGGTAAGGAAGGTTTTTTTGCGAtcaagattgatcttgtcaaggCTTATGATCGGCTGAGCTGGCGTTTTGTTGACCATGTGTTGGAGTGCTGTGGGATCCCTGTCAGATTCCGTAATTGGGTCTCGCAATGCATATCTACCACTTCTTTAAATATCTGCCTGAATGGGGGTCAGGTTGGAAAAATTATCCCTTCGTGTGGCCTTCGTCAAGGTGACCCCCTTTCGCCCTATCTGTTCATTTGGGCAGCGGAAGTGCTTTCGAGGCTATTACATGACGCCTTGACTCAGGGGAGCATTCAAGGCATAAAGCTAAGTAGGGGTGGTCCAATCCTCTCCCACATCTTCTTTGCGGATGATCTAATTCTGATGGGTAGAGCCAATTTGAATGAAGTTAGGGGTTTCTGGAGTTGCCTTGAAAAATTCTGTCTGTGGTCCGGTCAACAGGTTAATAAGTTAAAAACCTCTATTTTCTTCAGTAACAATACCTCGTCAAACATGAGGAAAGAGATAAAAGAATTGTTGGGGATTAATTCACCTGAAGGGTGCATCAAGTATTTAGGCTTGCCCCTGTTCCGGTCGAGACAAAAGGACGCCGACTTTAACTTCATTCTTGATAATCTCACTTCAAAGCTGCAGGGATGGAAGGCAAAGGTTTTGTCAAAGGCGGGCAGGGCCACTCTGATTAAATCAGTGGGCCTCTCGATGCCAATGTATGCTATGCAGACCACCAAACTCTCTAATCGTATGGTCAACCGTATCGATGGTCTGGTTAGGGATTTCtggtggggttttgaaaaaggaAATCATGGGCTCCATTTAAAAGCTTGGGACAAGTTGTGTCTTCCTAAATCTCTTGGTGGTCTCGGTTTTCGGAAAACTAGAGAAATGAATCAGGCGTTTCTGGCAAAGTGGGGATGGCATATCCTTACTGGTAGCCAATCGCTGTGCTGCAGAGTTTTGACGGCAAAATACTTAAAAGGGAAGGATTtcctaaaatataaatataaaaactcTGACTCTTGGTTCTGGAAAAGTGTTGTGAAGGCTAACTCGATTTTAAAGAGAGGTGCTTGTAAACAGGTGGCTAACGGAGAGAATACAGCTATCTGGGAGGACCCCTGGATTCCTCATTATAAAGGTTTTTGTCCAAAACCCACCAGGGAAGGCGCAACCAATCTCAACCGAGTGTCTGACCTGTTACTTTCTAATGGTCACTGGGACGTAAACAAGCTGAAGGAAAGCTTTGATCATGAAactgtgaaagccatcttgaaagGGGGCCACCCCTCTGGGAATGGAACTGATAGATGGATATGGACTCAAACAAGTAATGGAATGTTCTCTTGTAAGTCGGCTTATCTTGTTCAAGCTTTGGATAGAGCCCCCCAGTGCGAGGTAGCTCCGAATCTCTGGAACAAGCTCTGGAATAGCAAAATCCTGGAAAGACACAAGGTCCTGTGGTGGTGTATTCTGTCAAATGCGCTTCCTACAAGATCAGTGATCAATAAAAGATTCCACATTGAGGATACTACTTGTCCTCTCTGCGGATCAAGGGAAGAAACTATGGAACACCTTTTCCTTTCTTGTGATGTGGCCTTTCATCTCTGGCGTTCTTCTCCTTGGGGTTTTTATCCCATTTGTGATACAGGAATCAGAATCTGGGACTGGGTCAAGTTCATCTGGGATCTAAACCGTAGAGGAGTTCGAGTGGAGGATGCTTTCTTGTACGCCTCCATAATCGTGGATACAATCTGGAGGGTGCGGAATGACAAAGTTCACAATAATTGTCTTGTTGATGTGAAAAAATGTGTTGATGATATATGTTTTGTCTATGCTGATTTACATGATTCTTTGTTACCTAGTCCTACTTCTCATCTAAAGGAAGTTTGGTCCCCTCCCCCACGGGATTGGATTAAGCTGAATTGCGATGTAAAAGTGGGGTTTGACAATATGTGTGTTGCAGTTGTCGCCAGGAACCATCTCGGAGATGTGGTTAAAGTTCAGACGGCTCGGGTGGATTTCTCTGATGCTCTTTGCGGAGAAGCTGAGGCGTGCTGTTTAGCGGTTTCGACTGCATTAGAGATGGGTTACAAGTTTATTATAGTTGAGAATGACTCGAGGGTGGTGATCAATGCATTCAATGGGTTGGATTCTCGTTGGGCGCTTGAAAATTACGTCTCATTTTGTACTAAGTCTTCTCAATCGTTTATTagctgtaatttttcttttattaatcgAACATGTAACTTTGCCGCTCACAATGTGGCTAGATGGGCCTTTGCTCATCATATGTTTGGATCTATCCCGGTCTCTATGTTACCGGAGAACCTGTTATGTAACGACCATGAGGtctagtttctttttatttaatgacACCACGCtaatttcaaaaacaaaaaaaagtaacatttaatataaatataagtaaataaaaataatgaggataaactaaataaataaaaaaatagaaaaatagagAATTAAAAATTGAGAAGGTAcatacatatttaatttaaaatcatcattaacttttttgtaattattataattcataaaattttcatatttatatattttttttatttttgtaattaattactaTTCATGAAAATGTATGACTATTAGGTTTCTTATAAGTTACATTTGTAGTTAATTAGTaacatttaatataaatataagcaaataaaaataatgagtataaactaaataaataaaaaaaatagaaaaatagagAATTGAGAAGAAAACTCATATATGTAATGCCACATGTCCTTTTTTATACCTTTCtttatatatactattttttggACGGGTTGCACGTGTAAGATCACATATTATCATTAGGCTACTTAGTAATTTTCTCCCCGAACTTTGATATATACCAAATTATGCactctgaatttttttggctgttaaaaattccccctaaactattgagattgttagatttaaggacttttgtctaatttcattcaattttacttttttggtgattgtttatgtactaaaacaTGCTCCCCAAACTTTCATATTAATTatgtccctcaaactttgatatgtatgaAATCATGCCTcctaaactttcatccatgttagattttttttactaaaattaaacaaaaatctttaaatttaacaatcttaatagttcagtggaaatttttaacagccaaaaaagttcagggggcatgatttagtatatatcaaagttcggggtaaaaattgctaattagccttatCATTATTGTtatggtaaatattattttaaattatgtgtttcgtaaaatttattaattaaactttttgttttgttaaataataaaatagatctagtattttctaaaatagtacaaataggactttgaaataattttttgtcataataaaacttaataataatttgatatGTAGAGATATTATAACAAAACTgattacatttttatatatttattcgtATTAATTAGGAAATATCTTCAAGTTtgttagattaaaaaaattgtcGAAAATTGAACtcaaggtcctatttttactatttaaaAAACACAgagtctattttatcatttaacaaaatagagagtccaatcagtaacttttgcaaaatacatggtctaaaattgtatttactcttattattaatattatttattcacctttagtttatttttggggAATCACTCCATATACTATTTCTTaactctttttattatttttatggttTGGGTTGCTATGATGGTTGCTCTGGTAGTTGTCATATGAATTTagatttagaaagaaaaaactgttttgaaatgtaaaaataaaaaaaatctctttataagttttttttggtaaaataaaaaatggtatGGTGGAAATATGTTCAATGGGCAgagataaattattttttgttaatagTATTGGTATTTAAGTAAGTTTAGATAACTtacaaataagatataatagaCTCAGCAAAATAGTGTGATTTTATAATGTATCCCTTAAAAGAGATATACTAATGCACTCCTATTTGTTTTGgcattaagataattttttagtctattttttttcatagtcacatacgttataattatttgaGACATCCTAccaaattttgagaaatttaataTAGTTTACACTATGAAAAGCAATGTCCAATAGCCTATTTCACACGTATCAAATAAAAGAGTCAAACATGCAATAAACTGTTTGAACTTTACTTTCGacgtattaaatttttctaaattttttaaaattttacagaatattttagatatacgtacaagatcattaaaaaaaattaaacaaaaaaatctCTCAAATACAAACAAATAGAAAGTGCATCaatgcactttttttttttaaggaaatgtATTGTATAATTTTCTAATAGCTATAATagctttaaaaaaaaactataaaatgcTTAaccaaattgaagaagaaaggaaatacaaaaaaaaaatatttagatatattttaggttttggaaaaaaaaataaaaagataaaaaaaaagtgtcttatatatatatgcattaaaAGATAACACAtcatatctatatctatatataatataaaggaaagcacaaaatAAATTTAGGTGGCatcttagattttttttattctatttttaaaattttgtgaattttttctattttgtttaGAAAAGAACTACAAAATGCATGGAACTCAATGTCCCACATTGTTTATAAAGTAGGTAAGCATCATCCATGTaggttataaatattattctttttatgtCATATTAATTCATCCAAAAGCATTTTTATTTATGGGTGATTGATTAATTTCTTACTctatgaatttttattattttatttttaatatcttataattttttatttttcatctaatatacatttcattttttatatttttaaaaataattatttaataaatatttattttataagttttttatatttgatgtaatatataataatatacaatttattatgagttaattttattttaagattttatatatataattctatatttttattagcccaaaaatatattcaaattaaattattttaaatgaaaccaaacataatttttttctcaatatATATGAACATTTTTTGTtactatttatctattttattatatgtcttctaagtaatatatatagggatatgattttgtcccattattgtactttcacggattgtaatccgtgatgtacggcagccgtCAGATATGGGAGTTattgatctgacggctgagattgatctagggataattagggttaaaaactagaaacgtaccctgacactcatttaatgtaccctaagactcatctaatgtaccacggaatacattccgtgaaagtacatcacgggacaaaatcgtgtcccaatttatgtaatatgtatatataattatatatattttgtgagAGTCTCACATTGTTTACAAACTATGTGTGTCTTATACTTATTAACTACAAGTaaacacaatatatattatatttcattaaaaatatactacAAGTAAAATATTTCTTCATTCACACTGATTTgtccaaaaataattattattgtttttctttGTAGGGACAATTGAATACCTTAcacaattaattttatatatttatatataaatatgtattcaattGATCAACTTCATATAAATatccaaaaaattaatatttttccatttacttataatatttgtaattttttcatttcataATTACTTTGAATATATATCTTAATTAGTTTATGTATAGGGGTGTTCACTGATTGGTTtggttcagattttatagtttTTGAACCAAACCAGTATAACGGTTTTTTGAATGTtagaaaccaaaccaaaccaaaaaatttctcaaaccaAACCATCAAAAACGGTTTGGTTTGGTTCGAAACCACGGTTTAAgtgaaatttataattattcatactttttaagtaattatactatttttactaagtttttaattttattttttaaaatatatatttaacatgATAAGTAATAGATctatataacatataaataatgaTATAAAAACATTCTCAAAAGTcaaacataacataaaaattcaaaattcatgcAATAAAAAACTTGACACACAAAAaagttttaaattatacatatagtcatacataaaatatatatatatgaattaattatttattataaacggTCCGGTCCGGTTTAAccgttaattatttatttcgaacCGCAACCGAACCATTACACAGTAAACGGTCCGGATTGACCAAACCAACAAAAACGGTTTTCCCGGTTACGGTTTACAATGGTTCGGATTGTCGTGGTCCGGATTTAAACCGCGGTTTTTCAGTTTAAAAAATATGGCCCTAGGAAAGAGAAGAGACAAAAATATtcatcaattaaaataataatattagtctaatttaaaaaattaatacaaacaattaatattataaataataacagtaataaaaaagataacaaatcatgattcattaatttaatgaattgttgcaacaaaaaaataataaataatattttaaaatatctacctCTCATTCAATAAAAacgttaaaaatttataatgtttaaattattaatacttaagttaatatttttaaataaataaaaaacttataaaatatttaatttaaatatatatgaacaaaaaattaagttttgttataaatgaataattaaaaaataataatttttttaattacagaaaaatttataccattataatatttgattcatttaaaaaaaaatatatatttataatagctTTGTTTTATGATAAATAACTTTATCCGAAAtgtgcttttatttttattgtattatgaTTAAATTTGTGCTGAtcgctaataattttttttaaataaatatattatataattttatattattcataaaaaaaatataaaatagtattAGACTTGAAATTCTATtcgtaactaaaaattaatttttttaatg includes:
- the LOC115710786 gene encoding uncharacterized protein LOC115710786, whose amino-acid sequence is MSDESVSHALFYCRSIRRVWKGTQFYHYIFTHSSEILFHDIADMIYTSLTKKDVELFLCTAWFVWFNRNKALKSQAPDPDHAILNLAQSFLEDYQSSQQTIASSSRLGQIVVQPSWSPPAAGLLKLNVDAAVSKVYRKAGFRGIIRNSEGLVVAALAQPHFGGGSVPTLEAKSLLSMLHWCLTEHFFVHEVETDCKAITDAFSRHKEDISVFGDLIRQIKNTLFQFPAARLSHVRREANTLADKLAHRALGLDEVAIWIGDDPCRRQSWERKATYWRQRARISWLKDGDKCSKFFFLSATIKDNGHPYDCSGLFQERISSEEAENLLDCPSADEIKRTLFAMNKHKAPGPDGMSVLFYKHYWDSVSADFCEAVSDFFITGHKTQQGINATNIVLIPKVQNPKRTSHFRPISLCNVVYKVISKILANRIKPLLPSFICPTQAAFVPGRNIHDNNVIVQEVIHSFGRKKGKEGFFAIKIDLVKAYDRLSWRFVDHVLECCGIPVRFRNWVSQCISTTSLNICLNGGQVGKIIPSCGLRQGDPLSPYLFIWAAEVLSRLLHDALTQGSIQGIKLSRGGPILSHIFFADDLILMGRANLNEVRGFWSCLEKFCLWSGQQVNKLKTSIFFSNNTSSNMRKEIKELLGINSPEGCIKYLGLPLFRSRQKDADFNFILDNLTSKLQGWKAKVLSKAGRATLIKSVGLSMPMYAMQTTKLSNRMVNRIDGLVRDFWWGFEKGNHGLHLKAWDKLCLPKSLGGLGFRKTREMNQAFLAKWGWHILTGSQSLCCRVLTAKYLKGKDFLKYKYKNSDSWFWKSVVKANSILKRGACKQVANGENTAIWEDPWIPHYKGFCPKPTREGATNLNRVSDLLLSNGHWDVNKLKESFDHETVKAILKGGHPSGNGTDRWIWTQTSNGMFSCKSAYLVQALDRAPQCEVAPNLWNKLWNSKILERHKVLWWCILSNALPTRSVINKRFHIEDTTCPLCGSREETMEHLFLSCDVAFHLWRSSPWGFYPICDTGIRIWDWVKFIWDLNRRGVRVEDAFLYASIIVDTIWRVRNDKVHNNCLVDVKKCVDDICFVYADLHDSLLPSPTSHLKEVWSPPPRDWIKLNCDVKVGFDNMCVAVVARNHLGDVVKVQTARVDFSDALCGEAEACCLAVSTALEMGYKFIIVENDSRVVINAFNGLDSRWALENYVSFCTKSSQSFISCNFSFINRTCNFAAHNVARWAFAHHMFGSIPVSMLPENLLCNDHEV